A single region of the Fusobacterium sp. DD2 genome encodes:
- a CDS encoding MaoC family dehydratase, producing the protein MRFEELELGMKATVTKTITEGDVTLYAGLTLDINPAHLNEEYAKTTMFKHRIAHGMLTAGLVSAVLGTKLPGEGSIYMGQEMMFTAPVYFGDTITATAEIIELIPEKNRVILSTICTNQEGKVVLKGQAKIMKK; encoded by the coding sequence ATGAGATTTGAAGAATTAGAATTAGGAATGAAAGCAACTGTAACTAAAACAATAACTGAAGGGGACGTAACACTTTATGCAGGATTAACACTGGATATAAACCCTGCTCACTTAAATGAAGAATATGCGAAAACAACTATGTTTAAACATAGAATAGCCCATGGAATGTTAACTGCCGGACTTGTATCTGCTGTACTAGGAACAAAACTTCCAGGTGAAGGAAGTATATATATGGGACAGGAAATGATGTTTACAGCTCCTGTGTATTTTGGAGATACAATTACTGCTACAGCTGAAATAATAGAATTGATTCCTGAAAAAAATAGAGTTATCCTTTCAACAATCTGTACAAATCAAGAGGGAAAAGTAGTATTAAAAGGACAAGCTAAAATAATGAAAAAATAG
- a CDS encoding acyl CoA:acetate/3-ketoacid CoA transferase gives MAQFIKATEVAGVIKDGMTVFLDGFVGIGIPEEVYIEVEKSFLEKGTPKDLNIMFAAGFGNAKTGTGLNRFAHKGMIKKVIGGHWGLAPKLGELANSNDIEGYNFPQGVIAQMFRDMAANKPGTISHVGLGTFVDPDLQGGKLNDITKEDIVEKLHLNQRDVLFFKGQKGDIALLKGTTADCEGNISMEEEPLTLETLSIAMAVKNNGGKVIVQVKRTLEDGYIQPKDVKIPGILVDYVVVAENEENHKQTLGVDYRDEYVTRKSTVNTPKDAAKLDERKIVARRCAMLLNRNQKILNYGIGMPEMIANVLNEEQQEEHFIPTVEPGAIGGTPEGGLNFGASIYPRATVDQPYQFDFYDGGGIDAAFLGLAQCDRNGNINVSKFGPKIAGCGGFINITQNAKSVVFCGTFTAGGLDIEVKDGQLVIKQDGKIKKFISDVEQITFSGDVARMNDKKVIYVTERAVFELTKEGVVLTEIAPGVDLDKHILSQMDFKPLISENLKLMDERIFRDEKMGLTL, from the coding sequence ATGGCTCAATTTATTAAAGCAACTGAAGTTGCAGGAGTTATAAAAGATGGAATGACTGTATTTTTAGATGGATTTGTTGGAATAGGTATCCCAGAAGAAGTCTATATAGAGGTTGAAAAATCTTTTTTAGAAAAAGGAACTCCTAAAGATCTTAACATCATGTTTGCTGCTGGATTTGGAAATGCCAAAACAGGAACAGGATTAAATAGATTTGCTCATAAGGGAATGATAAAGAAAGTTATAGGTGGGCACTGGGGTCTGGCTCCAAAGCTTGGAGAATTAGCAAATAGTAATGATATAGAAGGATACAATTTCCCTCAAGGTGTTATAGCTCAGATGTTTAGAGATATGGCTGCTAATAAACCTGGAACAATTTCTCACGTAGGATTAGGGACATTTGTAGATCCAGATTTACAGGGTGGAAAGTTAAACGATATCACTAAAGAGGATATTGTTGAGAAATTACATTTAAATCAGAGAGATGTATTGTTTTTCAAAGGTCAAAAAGGAGATATTGCCTTATTAAAAGGAACTACTGCAGATTGTGAAGGAAATATCTCAATGGAAGAAGAACCTCTTACTCTTGAGACTTTGTCAATTGCTATGGCTGTAAAAAATAATGGTGGAAAAGTAATAGTTCAAGTAAAAAGAACACTTGAAGATGGTTATATCCAACCAAAAGATGTAAAAATCCCTGGAATTTTAGTTGATTATGTAGTTGTTGCAGAGAATGAGGAAAATCATAAACAGACATTAGGTGTTGATTATAGAGATGAATATGTAACAAGAAAATCAACTGTTAACACACCTAAAGATGCAGCAAAACTTGATGAAAGAAAAATAGTTGCAAGAAGATGTGCAATGCTCCTAAATAGAAATCAAAAAATACTTAATTATGGAATTGGAATGCCTGAAATGATTGCAAATGTATTAAATGAAGAGCAACAGGAAGAGCATTTCATCCCTACTGTTGAACCAGGAGCAATTGGAGGAACTCCAGAAGGAGGACTTAACTTTGGTGCTTCTATCTATCCTAGAGCTACTGTGGACCAACCATATCAGTTTGATTTTTATGATGGTGGTGGAATAGATGCAGCCTTTTTAGGATTAGCTCAATGTGATAGAAATGGAAATATAAATGTTTCTAAATTTGGACCAAAAATTGCGGGATGCGGTGGATTTATAAATATCACTCAAAATGCCAAATCAGTTGTATTTTGTGGAACATTTACAGCTGGTGGCCTAGATATTGAAGTTAAAGATGGACAGCTTGTTATAAAACAAGATGGAAAAATTAAAAAATTTATATCTGATGTTGAACAGATCACTTTCAGTGGAGATGTAGCAAGAATGAATGATAAAAAAGTTATATATGTAACTGAAAGAGCTGTTTTTGAACTTACAAAAGAAGGAGTTGTTCTTACTGAGATAGCTCCTGGAGTAGATTTGGACAAACATATTCTTAGTCAGATGGATTTTAAACCTTTAATTTCTGAAAATTTAAAATTGATGGATGAAAGAATTTTTAGAGATGAAAAAATGGGATTAACTTTATAG
- a CDS encoding LysR family transcriptional regulator: MNIKALTYFLEVAKEKSFTKASKKLFVCQSALSKSIKTFEFELGTTLIDRTSKEFKLTPEGQIFYDNGIIALKHINEQLSILLDSITLEKGKIKVGVPPVISTIYFTSIIQQFRAKYPSIQLNVIEAGANTVKSKVEKGDIDIGVVILPFSSENFDVTEIFEAEIVGVVNKQHPLAKYDEVSIKDFIDEPLISLNEAYMLHDIIHDKCREAGFTPNIIYKSSQWDFIAELVALNQGVSILPKPILSKFHSKNIKALKIKEGFPWNIAFIVRKDKYISKAIKLFIDFTKEIEL; this comes from the coding sequence ATGAATATAAAAGCACTGACCTATTTTTTAGAGGTTGCTAAAGAAAAGAGTTTTACTAAAGCTTCTAAAAAACTATTTGTTTGCCAGTCTGCATTAAGTAAATCAATTAAAACTTTTGAATTTGAGTTGGGCACAACTCTTATAGATAGAACATCTAAAGAGTTTAAACTAACTCCTGAAGGTCAGATTTTTTATGATAACGGCATTATTGCTCTTAAACATATAAATGAACAATTATCAATTTTATTAGATTCAATAACTCTTGAAAAAGGAAAAATAAAAGTTGGAGTTCCACCTGTTATAAGTACTATTTATTTTACATCTATCATTCAACAGTTTAGAGCTAAATACCCCTCTATTCAATTAAATGTAATAGAAGCTGGAGCTAATACTGTCAAAAGTAAAGTTGAAAAAGGGGATATTGATATTGGAGTAGTTATTCTTCCTTTTTCTTCTGAGAATTTTGATGTTACTGAGATTTTTGAAGCGGAGATTGTAGGAGTTGTGAATAAGCAGCATCCTCTAGCAAAATATGATGAAGTTTCAATAAAAGACTTTATAGATGAACCCTTAATTTCACTCAACGAAGCTTATATGCTTCACGACATTATCCATGACAAATGCCGAGAAGCTGGATTTACCCCAAATATAATCTATAAAAGTTCTCAATGGGATTTTATAGCTGAACTTGTAGCATTAAATCAAGGAGTTTCAATTTTACCAAAACCAATTTTAAGTAAATTTCATTCTAAAAATATAAAAGCTCTAAAAATTAAAGAAGGGTTTCCATGGAATATAGCATTTATTGTCCGTAAAGATAAATATATTTCTAAGGCCATTAAACTTTTTATTGATTTTACCAAGGAGATAGAATTATAG